One segment of Coffea arabica cultivar ET-39 chromosome 7c, Coffea Arabica ET-39 HiFi, whole genome shotgun sequence DNA contains the following:
- the LOC113699518 gene encoding protein MIZU-KUSSEI 1-like, with translation MPYTKISSTTTLTSSVTTVDCQKQVRSWRLLRSILELLIPSCNCVFVKENELQDKKCCDYSYCYYRQPSFFSNTTISGTVFGHRRGKVSFCIQENPKSIPMLLLELAISTSTLARKMRGGFVRIALECNTCGNGTGSSDLLSMPVWSMFCNGREVGFAVKKNPSKVDMEVLQLMESVVVGAGTLRRGELKSEDDIMYLRGKFQRVQASSNSESFHLMDPDGNVGQEFSFFFLRSH, from the coding sequence ATGCCATACACAAAAATAAGCTCTACCACCACTCTTACAAGCAGTGTCACCACAGTCGACTGCCAGAAACAAGTCCGATCGTGGCGGCTCCTCCGTTCTATCTTAGAGCTACTTATTCCTAGTTGCAATTGCGTCTTTGTTAAAGAAAATGAGTTGCAAGACAAAAAATGCTGTGACTACAGCTATTGCTATTATCGACAACCTAGTTTCTTCTCTAACACCACCATCAGTGGCACCGTATTTGGTCATCGACGTGGAAAAGTTAGCTTTTGTATCCAGGAAAACCCTAAATCCATCCCGATGCTTCTTCTTGAACTTGCTATATCCACAAGCACACTTGCTAGGAAAATGAGAGGAGGGTTCGTCAGAATTGCCCTCGAATGCAATACGTGTGGAAATGGCACAGGCTCCTCTGATCTTCTTTCAATGCCCGTTTGGAGTATGTTTTGCAACGGAAGGGAAGTAGGGTTTGCTGTCAAAAAAAATCCCTCAAAAGTCGATATGGAGGTTTTGCAGCTTATGGAATCAGTTGTTGTAGGTGCTGGTACTCTACGTAGAGGAGAACTCAAGAGTGAAGATGATATTATGTACCTTAGAGGAAAATTCCAAAGAGTTCAAGCGTCATCAAATTCAGAATCATTTCATTTGATGGATCCAGATGGTAATGTTGGACAGGAATTCAGCTTTTTCTTCCTTAGGTCTCACTGA